The following are from one region of the Polaribacter marinaquae genome:
- a CDS encoding M14 family metallopeptidase, producing MKIKSIVVVLFLLTGTLFSQKIKSPKEFLGYEIGARFTRHHKVVDYFNYVSNTLSNVKLEKYGETNEHRPLYVSYISSAENIKNLESIRKNNLSQTGVISGNSKNDIAIVWLSYNVHGNEASSTEAAMLTLYELVTAKKAWLENTVVILDPCINPDGRDRYVNWYNQVKSTPYNTDQNAKEHAEPWPGGRPNHYLFDLNRDWAWATQVESQQRIKVYNKWMPHIHVDFHEQGINNPYYFAPAAEPFHEIITDWQRDFQTQIGKNHAKYFDKEGWLYFTKESFDLLYPSYGDTYPTYMGAIGMTYEQAGHGRAGLGIHTDEGEILTLKDRAAHHLTTGLSTVEISSKNAKKLNSEFRKFFNNSGLNFKSYVLKNENADKMNRLKELLDTHEIKYESAKNGSVKGYSYTTQKDAKLDVSNKDLVIHTDQPKGKMVKALFEPNAKLVDSLTYDITAWSLPYAHGFNAVASKSKVNSTTNNSKNTVVNSEDKSAYAYVSKWNNLADATFLADLLKNNIVPRFAEKSFSANNTSYDKGTLIILRNDNRNTDFDSKIVAIADKHQRKLTSVATGFSQSGVDFGSSAIKPINKQKIAVVSGKATSSLSFGEVWHFFETQLEYPITNINSSNFGYTDLSKYDVIILPSGYYNSILSGSTLSNIKKWVRSGGTLVAIGNALNSFANKEGFSLKTKKNAEIKTDNNLVPYQDRERKSVANLITGSIFKSTLDNSHPLAFGYDKEYFSLKLSGTSYSYLKKGYNVGYFDKNSNNISGYAGSKAVKNVHESLLFGEQTMGRGSIVYMIDNPLFRSFWENGKLFVANAVFLLNSNQLK from the coding sequence ATGAAAATCAAATCTATTGTAGTTGTTCTTTTTTTATTAACAGGAACACTATTTTCTCAAAAAATTAAATCTCCAAAAGAATTTTTAGGTTACGAAATTGGCGCTCGTTTTACAAGACATCATAAAGTTGTAGACTATTTTAATTATGTTAGCAACACTTTATCTAATGTAAAGTTAGAGAAATACGGGGAAACAAATGAACACAGACCTTTGTATGTTAGTTACATTTCTTCTGCAGAAAATATTAAGAATTTAGAAAGCATAAGAAAAAATAATCTAAGTCAAACAGGGGTTATTTCTGGTAATTCTAAAAACGATATTGCCATTGTATGGCTAAGTTATAATGTACATGGTAATGAAGCTTCTAGTACAGAAGCAGCAATGTTAACATTATACGAACTGGTTACTGCAAAAAAAGCTTGGTTAGAAAACACGGTTGTTATTTTAGACCCTTGTATTAATCCTGATGGTAGAGATCGATATGTAAATTGGTACAACCAAGTAAAAAGTACACCTTATAATACAGATCAAAATGCTAAAGAACATGCAGAACCTTGGCCAGGTGGAAGACCAAATCACTATTTATTCGACCTAAATAGAGATTGGGCTTGGGCAACACAAGTAGAATCTCAGCAAAGAATTAAAGTTTACAATAAATGGATGCCTCACATTCATGTAGATTTTCATGAGCAAGGAATAAATAATCCGTATTACTTTGCTCCTGCTGCAGAACCTTTTCATGAAATTATTACTGATTGGCAAAGAGATTTTCAAACACAAATTGGTAAAAATCACGCAAAATATTTCGATAAAGAAGGTTGGTTATATTTTACAAAAGAAAGTTTCGATTTATTATACCCAAGTTATGGCGATACTTACCCAACATATATGGGCGCAATTGGTATGACCTATGAACAAGCTGGTCATGGTCGTGCAGGTTTAGGTATTCATACAGATGAAGGTGAAATTTTAACTTTAAAAGATAGAGCTGCACACCATTTAACTACAGGTTTATCTACTGTAGAGATTTCTTCAAAAAATGCTAAAAAACTAAACTCAGAATTCAGAAAATTCTTTAATAATTCTGGTTTGAACTTTAAAAGTTATGTTTTAAAGAACGAAAATGCAGACAAAATGAATCGTCTAAAAGAGTTATTAGACACTCATGAAATAAAATATGAAAGTGCTAAAAATGGTTCTGTAAAAGGATATAGTTATACAACACAAAAAGATGCCAAATTAGACGTAAGCAATAAAGATTTAGTTATTCATACAGATCAGCCAAAAGGTAAAATGGTAAAAGCTTTGTTTGAACCAAATGCTAAATTAGTAGATTCCTTAACTTATGATATTACAGCATGGTCTTTACCATATGCTCATGGTTTTAATGCTGTTGCATCTAAAAGTAAGGTAAACTCTACAACTAACAACTCTAAAAACACTGTTGTAAATTCTGAAGATAAAAGTGCTTATGCATATGTTTCTAAATGGAATAATCTTGCTGATGCAACTTTCTTAGCAGATTTATTAAAGAATAATATTGTACCAAGGTTTGCAGAAAAATCATTTTCAGCAAACAATACATCTTACGATAAAGGAACTTTAATAATACTTAGAAATGATAACAGAAACACAGATTTTGATTCAAAAATTGTAGCAATAGCAGACAAACATCAACGCAAATTAACATCTGTTGCCACTGGTTTTTCTCAGTCTGGTGTAGATTTTGGTTCATCAGCAATTAAACCAATTAACAAGCAAAAAATAGCAGTTGTTTCTGGTAAAGCAACTTCTTCTTTAAGTTTTGGTGAAGTTTGGCACTTTTTTGAAACTCAATTAGAATACCCAATTACTAACATAAACTCTAGTAATTTTGGTTATACAGATCTAAGTAAATATGATGTTATAATCTTACCTAGTGGTTATTACAATAGTATTTTAAGTGGTTCTACTTTATCTAACATAAAAAAATGGGTAAGATCTGGCGGAACATTAGTAGCAATAGGAAATGCATTAAATAGTTTTGCCAATAAAGAAGGATTCTCTTTAAAAACAAAAAAGAATGCAGAAATAAAAACTGACAATAATTTAGTTCCTTACCAAGATAGAGAACGTAAAAGTGTTGCTAATTTAATTACAGGAAGTATTTTTAAAAGTACGTTAGACAATTCGCATCCGTTAGCTTTTGGATATGATAAAGAATATTTTTCTTTAAAACTAAGCGGAACCTCTTACAGTTACTTAAAAAAAGGATATAATGTTGGTTATTTTGATAAAAACTCTAACAATATTTCTGGTTATGCAGGAAG